The Apodemus sylvaticus chromosome 22, mApoSyl1.1, whole genome shotgun sequence genome includes a region encoding these proteins:
- the Lamtor4 gene encoding ragulator complex protein LAMTOR4 isoform X2, with protein MSSGDLENDEQAASAISELVSTACGFRLHHGTNIPFKRLSVVFGEHTLLVTVSGQRVFVVKRQNHGREPIDV; from the exons TCATCCGGGGACCTGGAGAATGATGAGCAGGCAGCCAGTGCCATCTCAGAGCTGGTCAGCACAGCCTGTGGCTTCCGGCTGCACCATGGCACGAATATCCCTTTCAAACGCCTGTCTG TGGTCTTTGGTGAACACACGCTGCTGGTGACTGTGTCAGGACAGAGGGTCTTTGTGGTGAAGAGGCAGAACCATGGTCGGGAACCGATTGACGTCTGA